Genomic segment of Cyanobacterium stanieri LEGE 03274:
CCACCACTCCCCATAACCCAGAATTACCCCTATCCTATCAACCTCAAGAAATAGAGAAAATAGAGGAAAAAACCGAATTATCCCCCCCCCCAAATCTTGACTTAAGTGACGCCGTTGATTTTAGTCAGGTAATTGATCAAACTACTATAGAATTAAAAAGATTGGGTTGGACTCAAGAACAAGGTAAAAAATATTTACTAGAAACCTACGGTAAAAAATCTCGTCATTTGTTATCCGATCAAGAATTAATTGAATTTTTAACCTACTTACAAACTCAATAAGATTGAAGAAAAATTATCAGAGTTTCTTCATTAGTTTTTAGCCCCCAATTTTAATAATTTGGTAAAGTAATATTAAGTTTTTTAGTCATCATCCTCATTTTTCTTTCATGAATAATCGTTTTTCCCGTCGCAATTTATTAAAGTTTTTCGCTTTTAGTAGTATTCTTGGACTTGTGGGGTATTCTCGAGTGGTAAAACCGCAACCGACAATACATAAAGGAGATACCATTGATTTACCTCGCTACCTTACCAAGAAAAAGAAAGTCGTTGTTATTGGTGGTGGTTTGGCAGGGTTGGCTTCTGCTTACGAATTAAGCCAGAGGGGTTTTGAAGTTACCCTCTTGGAAAAGTCTCCTCAATTGGGGGGGAAAATTGCTAGTTGGGATATTCAGGTAGGGGATGAAAAATTTAGAATGGAACATGGTTTCCATGGTTTTTTCCCACAATACTATAATTTAAAGAGCATTGTTAGCGAAATCAATATTACGGATAATTTTAAATCCCTTGATTTTTATTCCGTGGTGTTCAAAGATGGTCAATATAAGCCCGAAAATTTTCGGCCCAGTCATTCGGCTTTCCCTTGGAATATTGTTGATTTAGCCTTTTCTAGTGATAATGCCCTCCATTGGGGTATTAATTTGGCAAATCCTGAACATTGGCGGGTGTTTAAAACCATTGCGGGGTTTAAAATACCTAATACTTATTATGAGTTAGATAATATTTCGGTCAAAGATTGGGCGGCTAAGGGTATTCCCCAAGGGTTATTTGATTTGTATTTTTTGCCTTTTGCGAAATCTTCTCTCAATGCCCCTGATGTGCTTAGTACAGGAGAACTAATGCAGTTTTTCCATTTTTACTTTTTTGGTAACCCTGAAGGGTTGGCTTTTAATGGTACGGTGGATGATATGGGTACGAGTTTAGTAGAACCCATTGCCGATACTATTAAAAATAATGGTGGTAGTATTGTTACGGAAGCGAATGTTAGTAAGATTAAGTGTGATGGGGATAAAATTACCTCCCTTGAATATTATCGAGGACAAGGGGAAAGTAGTGTTCCTTTTTGGGTGAGTGCTAATCCTTTATTGGAAGATCAACAATACAGTTATTATGGTGCGGGCGATCGCCTCTTTGCCGTTACCAAGGATACTAAACAAGCAATTTCCCTCAGTTGTACCCACCAAGGATGTACCGTTAATAAACAAGAAGATGGTAAATTTTTATGTCCTTGCCATTCCGCCCTCTACGACAATGACGGAAAATTATTACAAGGTCCTGCTAAACGTAGCTTAAATACTTATACAGTTATAGGACAAAAGGGCGATCAAATTCAACTCATCGCCAACAACCCCAACGATAATATTAAACCAGAAACATTGGAAGCTGACTATTTTGTTATCGCCGCCGATGTGCCGGGGGTAAAACACTTATTTAACCTCATGGAAACCGATGGGGAAACCTGTAGCACCACCCAAGCCCAAATCGAACAACTGGCATTGGCTGATCCCTTTGCTGTGGCTAGGTTTTGGCTAGATAAGAGCTTTGAATGGGAGCATAGTAACTTTGCCTCTTTATCAGGTTATTCCCTCACCGACAGCATTTGTTTATATCATCGTATCCAAACCGAATATATCGCTTGGGCTCAAAAAACAGGGGGAAGCGTCGTTGAATTACATTCTTACTGCTATAAGGAGAAGGAATTTCCCACCCAAGAGTTAATTTTAGAAACCTTTGAGCGAGAATTATCGGAAATTGTCCCCGAATTAAAAGATGCTAAAATACTCCATAAACAATTGGTAAATCAGAAAAACTTTTCAGGGTATCCCCCCAATAGTTTTGAGCAACGCCCCGTAACTGAAACTCAACTTAAAAACCTCATGTTTGCAGGGGATTGGGTGAAGATGCCTTTTCCTTGTGGTTTAATGGAAAGGGCGGTAAGTAGTGGCTTATTATCTGCTAATATGATTCTCCATCAAGAGGGTTTGAAACGTCGAGATTTATTATCCGTCAATCCTTCGGGTTTGTTAACCATTTAGGTTTGCAGTGGGGTAAAAGTTTTTATAAAAAATTGTATTTTCCCCCCTAAATCTCTCAATTCTGGAGGATTTTATCATCCTAAAGATTTATTTATCCAAACCTAATTAGTATAAATATAACTTAAAAAGCTCTGTAGAATCGTTGCTCCACCGTACACGGCTAACGGTGATTCGTTCAATAAATTGAACTAAGATATTGATATTGGTAACTTATAAGCGATCAAGCGGACTTAATGTTAACTGTTATCTAACACCTATCGTAACTATTGCCATTGCCTATTCTTTGCCCTCATTACTATATTAAATTCATGCTCATTAATAATAGAGTTAGAGATGAAGAAAAAGAATTTTTAAATATTCTTAAAAATTATCAAAAAATTAATCTTCAAAAAGTAAAAAAAGAAGCTGATAATCTTCGCAAAAAACAAGTGGGAGACAAGGTTACTTATGTTATCAATAGAAATATAAATTTTACCAATATTTGTGAACAGCATTGCAGTTTTTGTGCTTTTAGAAGGGATGCAAATGATAAAGGAGTTTTTTGGTTAGATATTGAAACTATTTTGCGTAAATGTCAGGAAGCTATTAATTTAAATGCTACAGAAATTTGTATGCAGGGGGGGTTAAATCCTCAAGCCCAAATTCAAGGAAGTAGTTTAAAATATTATTTACAGTTAATTAAAAGTATAAAAAAAGAATTTTCACAGTTACATTTACACGCTTTTTCTCCCCAAGAAATAGAATTTATTGCCCGTCAAGATAACCTTAGTTTTAGTGATGTAATTATTGCTTTTCGGGATCATGGTTTGGGTTCAATGCCAGGCACAGCCGCCGAAATTTTGGATGATCAAGTAAGAAAAATAATCTGTCCTGAAAAGATTAATACTGCCATATGGATGGAAATAATTTCCACTGCCCATCGTTTAGGAATACCCACCACTAGTACCATGTTATGTGGACATATTGAAACCCCAGAGCAACAATTACAACATTTATTTAAGGTGCGATCGCTCCAGGAAACTGCTATCATTAACGATTATCCAGCCAAAATCACCGAATTTATCTTACTGCCTTTTGTGGGTGAACAAGCCCCGAAACCCTTACGTAATAGGGTAGGAAGAGATCAACCCGACTTAACCGCCACCCTTGTTTTAACTGCCGTTTCCCGTATGGTATTGGGAGATGTCATCCTTAACCATCAACCAAGCTGGGTAAAATTAGGGCTAGACGGTGCATTAGAAGCATTACAATGGGGATGTAACGACATTGGTGGTACACTCATGGAAGAACATATTACCACCATGGCAGGGGCAAAGGGAGGCACTTGTTTAGATGTCGCCACCATTCAAAAAGCCATTACTTCTATCCATCGCCCTTACCGTCAACGAAATACCTTATATCAGTTGTTGTGATTAGCGACGAGTTAAAATTACAGCGGTTTCCACATGGGTAGTTTGAGGGAAAAAATCAGCAGGTTTAACCCTTTCGATGACATAGTCATTATTTTCACATAGTAACTTCAAATCTCTGGCAAGGGTGGCAGGATGACAACTCACATAAACTATTTTTTGAGGCTTCATCTTGCCTAAACTTTCTATTACCTCTGGTTGACAACCCTTGCGGGGAGGATCTAATATTACAATGTCTGCAATGGTAGTTAATTCGGGAAAAACAACCTCAGCCTTACCCACCACAAATCGAACATTGTCAATGTCATTGATAACGGCATTATGATTGGCTAATTCGATGGCAACTTTATCAAACTCGATACCCATTACACTATCTACCTTTTGGGCAATGGGTAAAGTCAGCGCACCGATACCACAATACAAATCAATTACTGTTTCATTTCCTTGTAAATTTAGGGCATCTATCACCCATTTAAACAATGATTCTGCAACGGTGGTATTAACTTGGAAAAAAGTTTCTGTGCGTAGGGTAAAGGTTAATCCTGCAAATTCTTCTTTTAGATATAATCTTCCTGCTAGTAATTCGGTTTCCTCACCAAAAATCACATTAGTGGGTTTAGGGTTATAATTCAATGTTACTCCCACCACGTTAGGATAACGCTCCAACCATATGGGGGCTTGTTCTGCTAATTTAAAGTTACTGGGTTTACTTATAACAATGGTTATCAGAATTTCCCCTGTATTTTTACCAATGCGGAAACAAAGATGGCGCAAAATACCTTTTTTGGTATTTTCATCGTAAACGGGTATGCCTAATTCTTGTAAGTCTTGTTTAATTTCTGCTAGGAGGGGGTTTAGTCTTTCATCTTGGATGGGGCATTGATTGAGGTTAACTATTTGATGGCTACCTTCTCGGTAATAACCTGCTTTAAGGTTGCCGTTTTGGGATACTCCAAAGGGATAACTAGCTTTGTTACGATAACCTAAATCTGTATCTGCCAAAATGTCTTCTACTTCAAAATTAGTAAAATCACCAATACGGGTAAGGGTTTCTTTTACTTGATTTTTTTTAATTTCTAATTGATGTTGATAATCTATATGTTGCCATTTACATCCTCCACATTTATCCGCCACAATGCAACGGGGGCGAATACGATGATTTGAAGGGTTGATAATTTTTTCTAGTCTTCCTTGGGCATATTTTTTCTTTACTTTTATTAGTTTAGCCTGGATGCGATCGCCCGTAACCGTATGAGGAATAAAAATAACCTGAGAATCAATTTTTCCTACCCCATTACCATCACTACTAACATCTTCTATATCAATCTCTACCAACTCACCTTGTCTAATCATTGAAGCTATTTTTTATCATTACAATACTTTGATCATATCAATAAATGGGAATGAGGAGTAGAGGGGATGAGGAGTGAAGGGAATGAGGAGTAGAGGGGATGAAGTTTAATGATTTATCATCGTTTCCCTTAACTGGTGATTTCCATAGACGGTTTTTGCGATAACGATCATATTTTCTTCCACTATAATGAAAAATGTAAAGAAATATTGAGCAAAAATGAGTATAGTTAATTTACAAGAAATATCGGATAACCTAGAAAGTAGTAATTCAAAGGATCGTTTATTGGCATTAGCTTCCCTAAGACAAGTGGATGCTGAAGATGCTGTACCTTTAATTAAAAAAGTCCTTGATGATGAAGTGTTGCCAGTGCGCTCGATGGCTGTATTTGCCTTGGGTGTAAAGAAAACTGAGGAATGTTATCCTATTTTAGTCAAATTATTAGAAAGTGATCCTGATTACGGTATTCGGGCAGATGCGGCGGGGGCGTTAGGTTATCTCAATGACATCAGGGCTTTTGATGCTTTAGTAAGGGCTTTTTATGAGGATACCCAATGGCTAGTAAGGTTTAGTGCGGCGGTATCCTTGGGCAACTTAGGAGATATTCGGGCAAAACAAGTATTATTAGCTGCCCTCAGAAGTGGAGAAACAGTATTACAACAAGCGGCGATTTCTGCATTAGGAGAAATTAAGGCAGAAGATTGCGTGGGAGATATTTTGGATTTTGCTCAATCGGAAGACTGGTTAATTCGTCAAAGATTGGCTGAATCTTTGGGTAATTTTAATACTGAAAAGAGCATTTCTGCCCTAAAATATTTAGCAAAAGATGCTCATCAACAGGTTGCCCAAGCAGCTAATTATTCTTTGCAAAAATTAGGCATTAATAGTTAACTTTTTTGTGCAAAAGTGAAGGGATTAAGGTAGAAAATAACTTACAAATTATGATGTTATTTAAAGTCGCAACCTAATACCTATTAACCCATACTGTTATAATTTTTTCATTGCTATTATTATCTTTAACTTCTATTATCAAAAATCTTGCTTTATGGTTTATTTTTTATTATTATGGGCAAGATTTTTCTGTTCTAATTGATGATTATGATTACATGGTACAGGATCATAGCCCCCAGGGTGAAAAGGATGACATTTTAAGATCCTTTTAAGGGCTAAATAACCTCCTTTTATTGTACCATGAAGGGCGATCGCCTCTAGGGCATAGGCAGAGCAAGTGGGCTGAAAACGACAACTAGGGGGAAACAAAGGGGAAATAAAACCACGATACCCCTTAATCAATAAAATCAAAAAATGTTTCATATTAACCGAGGAGAGCAAAAAAGCTATCATCTAAATCATAACCAAAAATCTGAGCCATGGCCTTTAAACGAGAATTCCCCGTCACTCCCTGAGATTTTAACCATTGATGGAGAGTAAAAATCTTACCCATAATAAAAATATCCAGCGCCTCAGGATTATATTGTATTCCCTCCGTGCGTTTAAACTCATGGGGGACAACCATAGCCGTATAACGGGCTAATTCACCCTCACGCCAATTAAGAAGGATAGGAAACCAAGGATAAAGGGCATTGAGGGCAATAAACCATAGACGAATTTCAGGAATTTCGGATAACTCCCTAGGGTCATTTTCAGGTAAGGTATAATCAATTTTAAATTGAATTTGTTGTTCGGCGGATAATATACCCTCTCTTTTTTCTAAATCTTCCACAACTTCTGTAACGGCTGATAAATCTAGGGTTTCAATTTGTTGGTTATTGATGGTAATATCAATGGTCATATTTGGTAATTTATAATTGATTCTCTTTCTAATATCAACTGTGAATAGCTCGACTGTCAACAAAAAAGAGTTATAAAAGAAGCTAGATTGATGTACATCTCGTAAAGTAAATTTAAGTATGAGCTAAAAAAAACCATGTCATATCAAGTCCGCTTGATCACTTACAAATTAGCAGTATTAATATTAATATCTTAGTTCAATTTATTTAACGAACTACCGTTAGCCGTGTAATTTATTATACGGTGGGTGAAGATACAATCTATTTATGATGAATTTTGCAAATTTGATATTAACTGAGTATGAGTTAGTTATTTATTGCTGTGAAATAGATAATTATTTTGTGGTAGAAGTGGCAGAATTATCCGAATTTTTAGCGGATGGAAAAACACACCAAGAGATGGTAATTAATGCCGAGATTAATATACAAGAATGAATTTAAACAGCCAAAAAATAGGAGGAAAACTTTATCAATTTAAAAGGCATTTAATATAGATTTAATTTTTATATTTTATAATAACTAATTTAGTCCTTATGTTATCTTAAAAATAATAAATATGTAAAAAAAATATCAACAAAAGCTCGTTATAAAATAATATATTTAGCCACTTAATTATGAATTTAGATATTCTCAGAAATAATCAAAAAAATCTTCAATTTGCTGATCAATTTTGGCATAATTTTCGTAATAACAATCAGACTATCAAAAAAGTAATTTATCAACAAAAAGAATCTATTAATGAAACCGATTTTGATGTGGTCATTTGTGGAGGTACTTTAGGAATATTTTTGGGCACAACCCTCAGAAAAAAAGGCTATAAAGTCGCAGTTATCGAAAAGGGAATATTGCAAGGCAGGGAACAAGAATGGAATATTTCTCGAAATGAATTAAGTTGTTTATTAGAATTAGATTTAATTGATGAAAAAGATTTAGAACAAATAATATTTACCGAATATAATCCTGGGAGAGTTAGCTTTTATCAAGGTTATGAATTATGGGTAAAAGATGTTTTAAACATTGGTGTTAGTCCTAAATTATTACTCGCAAAAGTAAAGAATAAATTTTTACAATTAGGGGGGATTTTATTAGAAAAAACGTCTTTTATTTCTGCCAATATTTATGATAATGGTGTAAAACTAGAGTTAGATAATCAAGTCATAACTAGCCGATTGTTAATTGATGCCATGGGGCATTTTTCACCCATTGCCAAACAGGCAAGACAAGGGCAACAAGCGGAGGGGGTTTGTTTGGTGGTGGGTAGTTGTGGAGAAGGATTTGAAAAAAATGATACGGGGGATTTAATAGCGACGATTACCCCCATTCAAAATCGTTGTCAATATTTTTGGGAGGCTTTTCCTGCAAAAGATGGACGCACTACCTATTTATTTACCTATGTGGATGCCCACCCCGATAGAATTAGTTTGACGGATTTAACCCAAGAGTATCTTAGATTATTACCAAAATATCAGAATGTGGACTTAGGGGCGATCGCCTTTAAACGTTTTTTATTCGGCTTTTTCCCTTCCTATAATAATAGCCCCCTGAAAATGCCATGGTCAAGAATATTAGCCATCGGAGACAGTAGCGGTAGTCAATCCCCCGTGAGTTTTGGCGGTTTTGGAAGCATGATGCGTCATCTTCCCCGCCTGAATGAAGCCATTAACGAAGCCCTACAAACCGACAGTTTAAGCCCAAAAGACTTACATTTAATTCAACCCTATCAACCCAACATATCCGTTACTTGGTTATTCCAAAAAACCATGAGTGTGGGTATCGATAAAAACTACTCCCCCAATCAAATCAACGACTTAATGAGTGGAGTATTCAAAGTGATGGATAAAATGGGTGACGATGTCTTAAAACCTTTCTTACAAGACGTAGTAAAATTTTCAGGATTAGCCAAAACCTTACCCCTGGTTAATCCCCTTTTGGTTTTACCCCTCTTACCCCAAGTAGGCTTACCCATTTTCGCTGATTGGTTTAAACACTTTACCAACCTAGGGCTTTTTACAGGTTTATACCCCCTTGCTAAGTCTTTTAAATCCCTAGAATCAACCATGAATGAGCAACAACTTTATTATTATCATCGTTACCTTGATATGTGGAAATATGGTGCGGGAAAAGATAACAAGGGGTAGTCAATTTTAATTCAATTTATGGAAAAAATGACCGTTAGCCGTTAAATTCATTACACAGTGGGGCAACTGCCTTTAAACAAAAGTACATTCCCCAGCCACTTCCAAACGGCGATATTCGTCAATTTTAAGGAATTTATCCCCTAATCTATCAGCCACATCAGGAGAAATCCAGCCCATTTGTTTACATACATGGATAGCGGCCGCATATTTTGCCCGTCTCGCCCCATCCAATACCTTGATGGCTAATCCCATATCTTGGCTAATATTACCAATACACTGTAATCCTTCTGCCCCAGATTTACTAACCAAAGCCCCCTCGGTAAGAGTCATAAATTCTGTATCAAAAGCCCCTTCCCCTGCTATCATCTGAGGATTATGAGTCATAGCGCGCAAAATTCGCTCTAAGTCAATATTACTACCACAGGCAAGTTTAGCGTAAAGGGTAGCAATTTGTGATAGAGGTAGGGCATAGGTAGGCACACCGCAATCATCCCTCGCAGCCATCAATTCATCAGGGGGCATGGATAATAATTCAGAAATTTTCTTCAATACTAAACCCTGTATCGGATTGGAGCGATGAAAATAGTTTTCTAAACTCCAGTTACGTTGCTGACAGGCAGCTAACATTCCAGCGTGTTTTCCCGAACAATTGTGCTGCAGGGGGCTATCTTTTCCCTCTGGTATAGGGCATTTGAGGGCATTGGGATCAATATCTGCTTTCCAAAGGATGTTAAATACTTGTCTAGCTTGTTCGATAGTACCTTTATGGGAGGCACACATGATTGCCAAATCTTGATCATTTAGTTCAAATCTTTCTAATACTCCTGTACTAGATACCGCTAGGGCTTGGAAAGGTTTGAGGGCGGAGCGAGTAAAGGCGACGGTTTCGGGATTCCCCGCCGCACAAAGGGTGCGCCCTTTATCGTCGGCAACGGTAACTTCTACTTGATGGACGGATTCGGGGATACCTTCTCGCAGGAGGTGTACTTCTAGGGGTGGGTATGGACTACGTTTTAATCTACTCATTTATTATTGTATTTGGGTTTGTGTGTCGATTTTTGTTGTTAACTTAACCAGAATAGGATGATACCACTTACCATCAGGGCGATGAGTAATAAACCGCTTTTTTCTAATCTTTTTAAAACTGGTTCTACTTGGTAGCTGAATATTAATCGATCTCGATTATAAATTTCTAGGGGTTTTTCCCATACTTGTCCATCATACCAGCTTGATTCTTCGTAAACTATTTTTGTTTTCTTGAGGCGATCGCCTATATACTTCCATCCTAAATATAATCGTATCAAAACAAAGGCAACGAACAACCCAGAGCCTAAGGCACTAGCAATGAGGAAGGGAAAAGTTTGCTCGTCGGGGGGAAAACTAGCACTAGAAATGGGGGCGGTGAGCAATAAACTTAAACTCCAAACCCCTGATAATTTGGAAAAAAATTTAGTTTTGGGTAAGGTTACCCACTGAAAAAACCAAGATTGACTTAATTCTTGATATTCGTTAACGGGTTGTTGTTCAACGGGTACAGGACAAAATGACATAATTATAAATAATGGATAATTGATAATGAATAATGAAAAAAAATTAGTCATCAATTACCAATTGTAAATTATTCTTACGATCCCTTGTTTTGTCTTTATATATTTAACAAGGGGTTTTAACCCCTCCTATCTAAGTTAAACTTTGTACATCTCATGGAACTAATTATTTATTCATCCATTCCTGATTATCAAT
This window contains:
- a CDS encoding FAD-dependent oxidoreductase — its product is MNNRFSRRNLLKFFAFSSILGLVGYSRVVKPQPTIHKGDTIDLPRYLTKKKKVVVIGGGLAGLASAYELSQRGFEVTLLEKSPQLGGKIASWDIQVGDEKFRMEHGFHGFFPQYYNLKSIVSEINITDNFKSLDFYSVVFKDGQYKPENFRPSHSAFPWNIVDLAFSSDNALHWGINLANPEHWRVFKTIAGFKIPNTYYELDNISVKDWAAKGIPQGLFDLYFLPFAKSSLNAPDVLSTGELMQFFHFYFFGNPEGLAFNGTVDDMGTSLVEPIADTIKNNGGSIVTEANVSKIKCDGDKITSLEYYRGQGESSVPFWVSANPLLEDQQYSYYGAGDRLFAVTKDTKQAISLSCTHQGCTVNKQEDGKFLCPCHSALYDNDGKLLQGPAKRSLNTYTVIGQKGDQIQLIANNPNDNIKPETLEADYFVIAADVPGVKHLFNLMETDGETCSTTQAQIEQLALADPFAVARFWLDKSFEWEHSNFASLSGYSLTDSICLYHRIQTEYIAWAQKTGGSVVELHSYCYKEKEFPTQELILETFERELSEIVPELKDAKILHKQLVNQKNFSGYPPNSFEQRPVTETQLKNLMFAGDWVKMPFPCGLMERAVSSGLLSANMILHQEGLKRRDLLSVNPSGLLTI
- the cofH gene encoding 7,8-didemethyl-8-hydroxy-5-deazariboflavin synthase subunit CofH, with protein sequence MLINNRVRDEEKEFLNILKNYQKINLQKVKKEADNLRKKQVGDKVTYVINRNINFTNICEQHCSFCAFRRDANDKGVFWLDIETILRKCQEAINLNATEICMQGGLNPQAQIQGSSLKYYLQLIKSIKKEFSQLHLHAFSPQEIEFIARQDNLSFSDVIIAFRDHGLGSMPGTAAEILDDQVRKIICPEKINTAIWMEIISTAHRLGIPTTSTMLCGHIETPEQQLQHLFKVRSLQETAIINDYPAKITEFILLPFVGEQAPKPLRNRVGRDQPDLTATLVLTAVSRMVLGDVILNHQPSWVKLGLDGALEALQWGCNDIGGTLMEEHITTMAGAKGGTCLDVATIQKAITSIHRPYRQRNTLYQLL
- the rlmD gene encoding 23S rRNA (uracil(1939)-C(5))-methyltransferase RlmD yields the protein MIRQGELVEIDIEDVSSDGNGVGKIDSQVIFIPHTVTGDRIQAKLIKVKKKYAQGRLEKIINPSNHRIRPRCIVADKCGGCKWQHIDYQHQLEIKKNQVKETLTRIGDFTNFEVEDILADTDLGYRNKASYPFGVSQNGNLKAGYYREGSHQIVNLNQCPIQDERLNPLLAEIKQDLQELGIPVYDENTKKGILRHLCFRIGKNTGEILITIVISKPSNFKLAEQAPIWLERYPNVVGVTLNYNPKPTNVIFGEETELLAGRLYLKEEFAGLTFTLRTETFFQVNTTVAESLFKWVIDALNLQGNETVIDLYCGIGALTLPIAQKVDSVMGIEFDKVAIELANHNAVINDIDNVRFVVGKAEVVFPELTTIADIVILDPPRKGCQPEVIESLGKMKPQKIVYVSCHPATLARDLKLLCENNDYVIERVKPADFFPQTTHVETAVILTRR
- a CDS encoding HEAT repeat domain-containing protein, with the protein product MSIVNLQEISDNLESSNSKDRLLALASLRQVDAEDAVPLIKKVLDDEVLPVRSMAVFALGVKKTEECYPILVKLLESDPDYGIRADAAGALGYLNDIRAFDALVRAFYEDTQWLVRFSAAVSLGNLGDIRAKQVLLAALRSGETVLQQAAISALGEIKAEDCVGDILDFAQSEDWLIRQRLAESLGNFNTEKSISALKYLAKDAHQQVAQAANYSLQKLGINS
- the yidD gene encoding membrane protein insertion efficiency factor YidD produces the protein MKHFLILLIKGYRGFISPLFPPSCRFQPTCSAYALEAIALHGTIKGGYLALKRILKCHPFHPGGYDPVPCNHNHQLEQKNLAHNNKK
- a CDS encoding CRR6 family NdhI maturation factor, translating into MTIDITINNQQIETLDLSAVTEVVEDLEKREGILSAEQQIQFKIDYTLPENDPRELSEIPEIRLWFIALNALYPWFPILLNWREGELARYTAMVVPHEFKRTEGIQYNPEALDIFIMGKIFTLHQWLKSQGVTGNSRLKAMAQIFGYDLDDSFFALLG
- a CDS encoding NAD(P)/FAD-dependent oxidoreductase codes for the protein MNLDILRNNQKNLQFADQFWHNFRNNNQTIKKVIYQQKESINETDFDVVICGGTLGIFLGTTLRKKGYKVAVIEKGILQGREQEWNISRNELSCLLELDLIDEKDLEQIIFTEYNPGRVSFYQGYELWVKDVLNIGVSPKLLLAKVKNKFLQLGGILLEKTSFISANIYDNGVKLELDNQVITSRLLIDAMGHFSPIAKQARQGQQAEGVCLVVGSCGEGFEKNDTGDLIATITPIQNRCQYFWEAFPAKDGRTTYLFTYVDAHPDRISLTDLTQEYLRLLPKYQNVDLGAIAFKRFLFGFFPSYNNSPLKMPWSRILAIGDSSGSQSPVSFGGFGSMMRHLPRLNEAINEALQTDSLSPKDLHLIQPYQPNISVTWLFQKTMSVGIDKNYSPNQINDLMSGVFKVMDKMGDDVLKPFLQDVVKFSGLAKTLPLVNPLLVLPLLPQVGLPIFADWFKHFTNLGLFTGLYPLAKSFKSLESTMNEQQLYYYHRYLDMWKYGAGKDNKG
- a CDS encoding asparaginase: MSRLKRSPYPPLEVHLLREGIPESVHQVEVTVADDKGRTLCAAGNPETVAFTRSALKPFQALAVSSTGVLERFELNDQDLAIMCASHKGTIEQARQVFNILWKADIDPNALKCPIPEGKDSPLQHNCSGKHAGMLAACQQRNWSLENYFHRSNPIQGLVLKKISELLSMPPDELMAARDDCGVPTYALPLSQIATLYAKLACGSNIDLERILRAMTHNPQMIAGEGAFDTEFMTLTEGALVSKSGAEGLQCIGNISQDMGLAIKVLDGARRAKYAAAIHVCKQMGWISPDVADRLGDKFLKIDEYRRLEVAGECTFV
- a CDS encoding CGLD27 family protein translates to MSFCPVPVEQQPVNEYQELSQSWFFQWVTLPKTKFFSKLSGVWSLSLLLTAPISSASFPPDEQTFPFLIASALGSGLFVAFVLIRLYLGWKYIGDRLKKTKIVYEESSWYDGQVWEKPLEIYNRDRLIFSYQVEPVLKRLEKSGLLLIALMVSGIILFWLS